The stretch of DNA aggattgcctacgtattccttttCGAGGAAATCAAGTCGGCATAGTTCCAGAGCAAcatacaaaagtgatatttggtttttctattacaagtaAATGACAGAGAGAAACCGAAccctatgtgggttgcctacgtatccctctgTGCAAAGTTAGGTTGAACGTAGTTTTGTTACAGCAAAAACCTAACTCACTTTGtccttaaacatagtatctcttgattctGTCTAAGTTGATGGGCTTCGTGTTGGTTCTTCCATCCATTTTTGACAAGATTAGAGCTCCACTCGACAATACTCGGTGAACCACGTAAGGGCCTGGACAGTTTTGtgcgaactttcctttggcttcctCTGGGTGGGGAAAGTTTTTCTTCAGAACCAACTACCCTGGTGTGAACTGACGAGGCTTCACCGTTTTAttaaatgcactggccatccTGTTATAATATAGCTGACCATGGGATACTGCCTTCATTCTCTTCTCGTcgatgagcatgagttgctcTTGTCTGACCTGTATCCACTCGGCATCGTCCAACTTGGCCTGTTGAATGACCCTTAAAGATGGTATCTCGACCTCTGCGGATATCACAGCTTCAATGCCGTATACTAACATGTGCGGCGTTGCCCTAGTGGATGTTGTCATGGTGGTCCGATAAAAAAGTAAGGCGAAGGATAGTGTCATATGCCATTGCCTGTGATTATCCACTATCTTTCGTAGgatcctcttgatattcttgttcgctgcctcgactgccccattcatttgtggtctgTTGGCTGTGGAGCTACGGTGGACGATTTTGAACTTCTCACATATTTCTCTCATGAGTTCGCTATTAAGGTTAGCGGCGTTGTCAATAATAATTGACTCAGGTATCTCGAATCTGCAGACGATGTTCTTTCGAACAAAATCTGCTACTACCTTCTTTGTGACGGCCTTGTAGATagatgcttcaacccatttagtgaagtgGTCGATAGCTACCAAGATGAAGTGATGCCCATTTGATGCGGCGGGCTCTATGGGTCAAatcacatccatgccccaagcggcgAACAACCAAGTTGAACCCATCACATTCAACTCATTCGGCGGAACCTGGATGAAATCCCCGTGAATCTGGCACCGGTGACACATTTGTACGTTGCGGATACTAtcgctttccatagtcatccaaaaatatccagcTCTCAAGATATTCATGGCTAATGTGAACCCATTTATGTGGGTTCCACACGttcctgcatgtatttcttcaAATAACCTGGTTGCCTCAGCAACATCTACACATCATAACAAACCCAAGTATGGGCTCTTCATGTTCAGGAATTCCCCATTGAGGAAAAAGTGATTCCCCAATCTCTTGAGGGCTCGCTTTTGAATATTAGTAGAATTTTCTGTGTACTCTCTGGTTGCAAGGAATCTCCtgatgtcatgataccatggtttaccatcTAGCTCTTCATTTACATGGAAGCGATAGGCATGTTCATCCATGATCTCTAGCTCGATGGGGTCGATGTACTTCTTTTCTGGATGCTGAATCATGGATTATAGAGTTGCAACGGTGTCAGTGAACTCGTTCTGAATCTCGGGGACGTGATTGAACTCAATCTTCGTGAACTTCATGCATATCTCTTTCACCCAGTGCAGGTATGGAAGGATCTTGACATTTTTGGTGGACCATTCcccttggacttggtgtatcaatAGATTGGAAtcccctatgaccaaaagttcttaGATGTTCATGTCGACTACCATTATAATCCCAAGGATGCACGCTTCGTATTCAGCCATATTACTGGTAtaagggaatcttatctttgccgatgctggatagtgttgtccggattccgaaattaGGACTGCCCTAATTTCGACTCCTTTAAAGTTTgttgctccatcgaaaaacattctccatccaaGGTATGATTTTGCAATATCTTCTCCAGCAAATAATACTTCTTCATCGGGATAATACGTAGTGAGTGGCTCATAATCCCCGTCCACCAGGTTCTCTGCAAGGTGGTCAGCTAATGCTCTCCCCTTGATAGCCTTCTGAGTTATGTACGCAATGTGAAATTCGCTGAGAAGCATTTTCCATTTAGCTAGTTTTCCTTTTGGCACCGACTTCTAGAAGATGTATTTAAGTGGGTCGAGGTGAGATATAAGATGCGTAGTCTATACTGATATGTAATGCCTTAGTATCTGGGCGTTCCATGTCATAGTGCAACAAGTACATTCTATCAAAGTGTATTTGGCCTCGCTTGGCATAaacttcttacttaagtagtCGATGGCCTACTCCTCTCTCCTAGTTTCGTCATGTTGTCCTAACACACAACCGAAGGCGTTATCCAAAACTGACAGATATAACAACAATGGCTTCCCACGTTCGGGGGGAACCATCACTGGTGGATTTGACAGATATTCCTTGATTCTGTTGAAGGTTTTCTGGCACTCTTCTGGCCGTTTTGtggcagcatcctttttcagcaacttgaaaatgggttcacAAACTAGGCTATGAAACGACTGATGGAATTTAGTCTACCCAGGAAACAAATCACATCTTTCTTACTCTTGGATGGCGGCAATTCCTGAATGGtcttgatttttgatgggtccagTTTTATCCCTTTCCTGCTTACAATGAAGCCCAACAATTTTCTAGCAGGGACTTCGAATGCTCAGTTTGCCGGATTCAATTTCAAACTGTACCTCCGTAGGCGCTCGAAGAATTTCCTCAAATCGTCCAAGTTCTCTGAACTCTTTCGagacttgatgatgacatcatccacatagaCTTCTATCTCCTTATGAATCATATCATGAAAaagggtcgtcatggccctcatgtaggtggcactGGCATTCTTGAGACCGAACGACATGACTCTATAGCAGTAAACTCCCCAAGGTATTGTGCAGGTTGTATTCCTGCATCTACGTCGTGTATCAAGATTTTGTGGTACCTagcaaaacaatccacaaacAACTGCAGTTCATGCTTTGCACAGTTGTCGATGAGGGTATAGATATTTGGTAAAGGGAAGTCgtcctttggactagctttgttgagataTCGGTAATCCACGCAAATCTTGATCTTTCCGTCTTTCTTTGTTACTGGGATGATATTTTCCAACCAGCTAGGATAATTGGTGATACTTACCATATTCGCCTCAATCTGTTTGGTCACTTCCTCCTTTATCCTCAAACTTAAATCATGTATGAATTTTCTGGGTTTCTACTTGACCGACGGTCTTTCTTTGGTACTGGGACGATATTTACCAACCAGCTaggataattggtgacccttacCACATTCGCTTCAATCTACTTGGTCACTTCCTCCTTTATCCTCGGACTTAAATCAGGTATGAATTTTCTGGGTTTCTGCTTGACCGGAGGCCTAGTAGGATCGGTGGGCAGTCGATGCGAGACAATGTCAGTACTTAATcccggcatgtcatcatatgaaCATGCAAACACATCGATGTATTTTCGAAGGAGCTCAACCAGGTTTTCCTTCTGCTCGACTTCTAGATGAATGTTGATTCTTGTTTCTTTCACGCTTTCTTCATTTCCGAGGTTACCACTTCTGTTTCTTCGAGGTTGGGCTTTTACTGACTCTCCAGCTGTTCGATCTCCTATGGGAGATTGTTTGGCATCATACTCTCATCATTCTCTTCGTAATCTGGGTCCTTGCGCTCGATggtttcgttacatgtcacaaTCGCGGAATACgagtttttatcattttgattactgaaaagaaaaactaagtataaatgaagcggtaaataaagttgcaatattttaagaaaatgattctttttatttcattaaaGAGGAATGTCTAAGCGTTCAAAAGAGgtaaatgacaaaaaggtacagaCACGGTGGAGGCCTCAGTTGACCATGCGCTTTTcaaaaaagaaaacttttacgGTTCCACACTATTAAGACTCCCGGCGAACCAAAGATTAACTGGAGGTCCAATTCCGCAGCTCTTCCCATAGTTCAACATCCCTGATAGTCGTTGTCTTGATATTAGTCCCTTCACAACATTGTTCGATCATATTTATGAACAACTTTCCCATCCCATTGATGATATCATCTTCTTGTACTAAACTCTGGCCCGGACATGAAACATGCTCTCGCACGAAAACTTTTTTCCCTGCATGGGCTTTCCCCACATAAGGCTGATATCCTATGACGGCCCTTCCTTTATGCCCATTAGGTTAAATTGGATCTGTGATCCCATCCGACCTGACTCCCATCCCTATTCCTGGCctgtatccatatttcatcatcttccTCATAGCCATCTtcgatgtaaggccccataaaatatttcctaaaaactcGAGTTTGATCAGTAcgctgggagttgaaggaaaatcttaggcagaagtatgcatttctgcggcccattctgcggcccaagaaccactctgtggaccgcagactggtcgtagAGTAGGGCATATTTCtgacattatgcgaccgcataaccgtttcgcgggcattatgcgaccgcataaccgtttcgcgggctgcattcttgtcgcatatcccgccttgggatgTTTCAGAGGGAgattctgcggtgcactatgcaacCACAGAaccattctgcggtgcattatgtgaccgcagaacaggtttgcgggccgcatagtgaccgtagacCAGATCAGTTCTTTTCTTGTTCTGGCCCCCTATTTTCGCGGTCATAGAGTctaggatgatcatttgccactcatagagtttgcttataacaacagcttttaTGCCAGTATTAAGATGACACCATTTGAgacattatatggtaggagatgtagatctcccattgggtggttcgaaattatggaagtagagttgatagggccagacctcatgcatcaggttatgaaaaaagttaaaatcattaaggagcagttgaaaactactcagagtcatcaaaaatcctattcggatgttcgtcgcagagacttagagttcaaataagatgattgggtattcttgaaggtttcctacATAAAGAGTATTATGCGGTTTGTATAGATAGggaaattgagttcgaggtacgtcgggccatacaaaatcatccagaggatcggtcaggtggcgtacaaacttgagctaccacgcaagatgtcattagtgcacccggcattccatgtgtctatgttgaagaacgTAGTTGGAGATCCGCCAGCTATTGTGccagttgagaccattgaggttaatgaaaaattgtcatatgaagagattcgAGTTTCCATTCTTGATAGAATAAAGAAatagcctccgtgaaagtgttatggcgaaaccagcaggttgaagaggccacgtgggaggccaaggaagaaatgaagaagaagtatcctcacttgtttggattgctgtgtaatcctttcttttatgaacctgtcgcctaagaattttgtatcacttgttcagttaatgtaaaggtgctccttttgattatatgttgtttacatgaggccacagttggtgtggttatgagttatgttatgtTATTGTATTCTGTATAAGTTTGTAAGATgagtttctggggctctctaacaGGTAGATAGGCCTAGTtagaaaggaaactctggcgaaagttttggaaatttagagagttagttaaaatttggggttgctggtgtagggtgtgaaaactgagttgcataaggtgctaatagtagacctcgaccctcattcgaggatgaatgatctttaGTGGGGGacgatgtaaggccccataaaagtttTCCTAATAACCCgggttccgtgatgccaaagtaggagtagaggttaataatagtaaccTCTACTATTATTAATAAGTGagctgggagttgaaggaaaatattgggcaaAAGTACGCATTTCTGCGTGCCATTCTGTAGCCGccgaaccactctgcggaccgcagactggtcgtagAGTGGGGCATATTTCTGGGGCATTTTGATGCccaattttgcggccattatgcgaccgcataaccgtttcgcgggccgcattcttgtcgcatatcccgccttgggaattttcggagggaggttctgcggtgcattatgcgaccaccgaacaggtttgcgggccgcatagtgaccgcaaaccagATAAGTTCTTTTCCAGTTTTGGCCCCACATTTTCACGGttatttcgcggaccgcataaccattatgcggtcatatatgcgatcgcagaacccgttccggagcttcatttttggggtttttaaacccgaccctattccgttaaaacataCCCCATAgcccattttgagcacatttctgatattttagagtgagagggagagttcttagagtgggagAACAATATTTAACCATTATctatcaattcttgctcaatcattgaggattaacaaagggagtcttcaccctaaaggtaagaacctatgtcctagctcttaatttcgaaattttgcaAAAATGGGGTAATTAGAGAGGCAATTATTGGGTGTAGGGGTTGTtttcttgcatgcatgtatccttgaagtatgtgggaaggttgtgagttaaaaatggtagagagtgggttggcaaatgatggaatcctccacaaAAAGGGCTTAaaacattaatgcacacctagtgtttgataatatgctcaaatgagctaaagccatgttcatcttcctaattttggttcaatttttgttatattgctaaaatagattgaagttcctaagaatttcggatcattttagagtttgagaagctcaatagaggtatgttgactaaactcCCTTCTTCTTagtcgaatcccacggtgttcatgtgattggagtaagcccttgatcattatagaattggcgatttctaatgtTTTTGTGTCAAAGGATGTaaattcaatatttattctaaatgcttcatcatgttatttTGTTATTGGGGATGTGTTCAAAAATGTTGAATGTGTATTAGAAATgctaagacttcatgtcaagatcgaaataaaggttgttatgcccaatttatgtgaaaagcctctatgtgcctaagattcccaaattgctcatatgtgaatttaatgtcttgaatgggaagcctaaTTGTTGTtgaaaatgataatgatattgaatgtggaaaaggggccTGGAATTATGAAGTATGACCAAGtaccaagaatgactttgtaatcgtgatcactagtgccaatgaattgaaagatatgaaagaagtatgatgtgagatgattgactgaaaatgGTAACGTCTTGGGTAAGACAGCCTAGCTGATCAGGCCGTGATccgacgccatgccgcacacatggtggcacTGTACTagaaattataataaaattgtggtaatgtctcaaatgagatggcgtagccgatcgggccgagatcggactccgtgtaagaatatggaggtattgtgaattgtggaatatcggcactaaagatcacccaacctaataacgtggaagttgacttgaaaacttatatgacctttaaattgatgttttaatattatttgaaagctCCTATTGAATTTTTggttgttcctcttgtattatcattcattctattgagttggtgtttacctatacatactagttctattcgacggtactaacgtcccttttatcggGGGCGCTGAATCTTTAAATGGATataggtggttacatagcagacagtgttgatcacagatagtgttgcatcctcttctcagtggactcggtgagccccattttattctggggtcatgtattgtaccttttgtttatattatggtcagtTTTTggggtatagtcggggccttattgccgaaaccagctttactctcttttgtatatttagaggcttcgtagacactatgtgggttgtgtataggtgttgggaatgttaaacaagtatatgttgtgttGATCACTTGTTCCTCTTAGACTTTAAGaagtgtgtattttgagacttaaaggcgcaatgtctaatgaaacgatttaggattgtatgaatgagattcctaccatataattaatgaaattatgccttttcttgatcatgggttaattgggtagaaagtatctaacaggcttgatcggccgagttcactcggttTAGCACCGATCGCGCTTCCCAAGGTTGGGATGTGACATTGGATATACGAAAACTACATTCCCAAGTTTTGTTCAATCTCTTCAATTTCGGTGGTCTGTATGATTTCCACTACATGGAAGGCGACTCCTTCTAGTCCTTCAATAAACGAGATAACACGCTCCAAATAAGCTGATTGGCCTCATTCGCCATGGACCACGATCTCTTGACATCCCCACTCAATTTCATGCACTGGTGCAGAGTTGATGGGACTGACCATGCCATGTGTAGCCTTCCTCATAGAAAGTTTTATGAAGAAGAGATATCCATTACTTGAACCAATATGGGAAATTCGACCGGCCCGATCTGCAAAGCCAAATAAATTTCTTCAATAACACCCTTCTGCGAACTATCAAAATCCCTTACCCTTTTGTTTTCCTTGACTTCCCTCAAATGAATTCCTAACTCCCATAGGGTAGAGAGCGGATAATTGTTGACTCCTGACCCTCCATCAACCAACACTCGAGATAACACTTTGTCCTCGTATTTCACAGTAATATGAAGGGCTTTGTTGTGACTTATGCCTTCGACAAGAAGTTCATCTCTTCTTAAAGTAATCATATTTGCTTTAACCATTTTCCCAATAGTCGTGGCCAGCACCTCACTGGTGGTGTTTCTTGGTAGACTTACCCCACTTAGCACTTTCAACAGGGCATCCTTATGGCTATCGGAGCTCATCAGCAAGTCCATGATTGATATATGCGGTGGAGTTTTCTTCAACATCTCCTCCATGGAGTACTCTTTGGTTGACTTTCTTTTCCATAATTCAGCGACTTCTGGGTCTCTAATGTTCCTTCTTTGAATCTGCTCTCTTCCCAAGTTCCCTCGATTTGCATCTTCAGGAGCATAGCATCTCCcagacctagtcataccatgggcTGCCGCAGAGTTTGTTATCTTGGACATCCCCTGCTGCTTGTATGTCCATGGAAAAAATTTGTATTCCCGACTCTTTTCGTCCCCTGTAGCAATAACGGGTTGTCGCTGGTAAGTCTAAACTATCACTGTAGGTCTCACTTGCACTGTAATCATTGGTGTCCTTTGAGGTGGGATCCTCGCGGCCTCTGCATGTCCTATTGTGACAATCATTCATTTCAAATCATATTCTTCATCCAATGCGATCATGTTGACCCCCTAGTTTCGGTGATTTGTCAGCGGATTGCGATTCACATAGGGTAGCGTCGGAGTGCACTGAATGGCTCCGCtcttgattagtgtttcaatctcatttttcagtttaaaacaatcttcagtatcattCCCAGGCACGTTGGAATGGTACACACACCTTTTAGTCGCATCAAAATACTTGGAAGAATACTTACTAAGCTTTCCTTCCACTAGATGTATCAATCCTTCTCTCCTCATTCTATCGAACAATTGGGCCAGAGGCTCAGCAATCGGGGTATAATTTCTGTGACCCCTCTCTTCAAAATTGGGATGATGGCATGGTGCATAAGTGGGTCAGTTTTGGTGGGTAATGGTTTAGACAGgagcatatggtcgttgtggATTCGGGTTGTTATGGGCTCGAGGGGGGTTGTATTGGGGTTGGGGGTGGTAATATGGCTGGGTATTATAGACTGGAGCATAAGCGAGTGGTGGtgaatggttgtttggggaataGGAAGTGTTTCTGTGACGTGGGCTGGGTTGATAGTAAGGGACGATTGTTGAGACCTCTTCGTTCTTCTTCTTTCCGTTACTGATTGACCCTAATTGGATTGCCTTACCGGCCGCTTGTAGTGCTTCCATGGATTGTTCTTTATCAAATTTTATACcttcttctaagaaatctcccatcttgaccaGCTCGGGGAATTTCTATCCCATCATTCCTATCATTTTTCGAAGTATATCCCTTCCAGGGCTCTTATGAAATACTTGGATAATTCACTAACGTCTAGCAAAGGTTGCGCCCTTGCGGCCCCTCACTTCCACCGacgtgcatattcttggaatgactcgAATGGCTTTTTCTACAGGTTTACCAGTGTGAACCTATCGAGAGTGATCTCTATGTTGAATCGTAAGAGATTCATGAAGTCCTCCATCATATCTTGCCAATTTCTCCAATTTCATAGATCTTTACGAGTATACCAGGTGAGTGCTTCTCCCGTCAGGCTCATTATGAATAACTTCATTCTTAGCTTCTCGTTTCTTCCCACTCcgactaacttgtcacaatatgcccTCAAATACGCGTGGGGATCACCCGTCCTGTCGAAGATATCAAACTTTGGAGGCTTATACCCTGCTGGCATATCCACATCTAGATGGATACACAGATCCTCGTAGTCCAAACTTTCACTTCCCCGGGTGACTTGGATGTTCTTTATTTGTTTTCTCAAAATTTGCAGCTACTCAAATACAGAATCCTCTTCCTTACGCCTAGCTTCCCACTCCATCTTGGCATATTGGTCAGTCTCATAATGCACCTTGACCGTGACAGGTTCTATAAAGGTAGGTTCAGAAATGGCATATACAGGTGGAACATATCGTTCATGGTTGTGCCACAGGTATATGCTGATTTGGGTGAGTGGTAAAAGTGACTCCGTCACGAGGAGGGGTGTGAGTTGCATTGGTGGTGATAGGCACGTTTTGTGATTTTTGAACATACTATGGTACGTAAGGAGTGTGGATTGGGGGATTTGGTGGGTTAGCAGGGTTACTGGAGGAATGACTTGAGTGGTGGGGACTGAAGTTGGGGTGTTGTTATTTTGGCATGATGTAGAAGGAAAGTGGTCGAGGAttgaatccaaagaaggaaaGCGAGGTGGTTGAGGGATTGTTTTCACGGCTAGATGTGCTAGTTCCCtgatatgttgtacttcctcTCTTAGAGACTCCATCTCCTGTGTTACACcgtatgttttcgtacgtgagagtaggTCGTAAGTTAtctgatgtaagctcagaaataagattatatttgaaagtacataaattaAGGTAATCATGTTAccgtggaggttacaaatatttaagatcatgaataacaagaaccaagagggttggaaagcttagaagctaaactaattgaagaaaataagtttcgtcga from Nicotiana tomentosiformis chromosome 11, ASM39032v3, whole genome shotgun sequence encodes:
- the LOC117274830 gene encoding uncharacterized protein — protein: MLLSEFHIAYITQKAIKGRALADHLAENLVDGDYEPLTTYYPDEEVLFAGEDIAKSYLGWRMFFDGATNFKGVEIRAVLISESGQHYPASAKIRFPYTSNMAEYEACILGIIMHPEKKYIDPIELEIMDEHAYRFHVNEELDGKPWYHDIRRFLATREYTENSTNIQKRALKRLGNHFFLNGEFLNMKSPYLASIYKAVTKKVVADFVRKNIVCRFEIPESIIIDNAANLNSELMREICEKFKIVHRSSTANRPQMNGAVEAANKNIKRILRKIVDNHRQWHMTLSFALLFYRTTMTTSTRATPHMLVYGIEAVISAEVEIPSLRVIQQAKLDDAEWIQVRQEQLMLIDEKRMKAVSHGQLYYNRMASAFNKTVKPRQFTPGINRKQGSVETTLGKMTNPPPSQDYLPLLHYLNFSGTAKANL